The proteins below come from a single Cupriavidus sp. WKF15 genomic window:
- a CDS encoding universal stress protein — MYQRILVALDGGTASEAALDDAIPPAQAMGAEVEVIYAVDDSSPFLDVTGMDPDRLIDDLMMVGESVLSSAANKLGRAGVRHCTRLLSKHMIQDDIATTIVAEAAGWPADLIVMGTHGRRSARRLIMGSVSRGRHRPDKPTSAAGLSGQGWHPQPDFVSR, encoded by the coding sequence ATGTACCAACGCATTCTGGTCGCCCTTGACGGCGGCACAGCTTCCGAAGCCGCGCTGGATGATGCCATTCCACCTGCCCAGGCCATGGGTGCCGAGGTGGAGGTGATCTACGCGGTAGATGACAGCAGTCCGTTTCTCGACGTCACGGGGATGGACCCGGACAGGCTGATCGATGACCTGATGATGGTTGGGGAAAGCGTGCTCTCGTCCGCAGCGAACAAGCTCGGGCGGGCTGGCGTACGTCATTGCACGCGCTTGCTGAGCAAACACATGATCCAGGACGACATCGCAACTACCATCGTGGCGGAAGCTGCCGGATGGCCTGCAGACCTGATCGTAATGGGCACGCACGGACGCCGTAGCGCACGCCGGTTAATCATGGGCAGCGTGTCCCGAGGACGTCATCGTCCGGACAAACCTACCAGTGCTGCTGGTTTGTCAGGGCAGGGATGGCATCCACAGCCCGATTTCGTCTCACGGTAA
- a CDS encoding universal stress protein, which translates to MSYSSILVHLDRNRHTASRLALASQLASSHGCPLIGLIGGFIPDPAWFYLMDNAALYIEADRQRRQLAKESIRDQFHEATKHLSAGVEWRSAEHDVLSTVLRESREAGLVVAGQYDANGEEGPVAGQILEVLLLESGRPVLVVPCDGGFPATGSRVMVAWNGSREATRALHDALPMIGGATARVLCAQTAAQEARPDATPVAHAVRVLERHGVTVEVEHGSSGSDLTIGELLLSRAADFDADLIVMGAYGHGRMRELVLGGVTRTLLSLMTVPVLFSH; encoded by the coding sequence ATGAGCTACAGCAGCATCCTGGTTCATCTGGACCGCAACAGGCACACAGCTAGCCGTCTTGCGCTCGCGTCGCAACTGGCGAGCTCACATGGCTGTCCGCTGATCGGCCTAATTGGAGGCTTCATTCCCGATCCGGCATGGTTCTATCTGATGGACAACGCCGCTCTTTACATCGAAGCAGACCGGCAGCGCCGCCAGTTGGCAAAGGAAAGCATTCGTGACCAGTTCCACGAGGCGACGAAACACCTATCCGCCGGCGTGGAATGGCGGTCGGCCGAGCATGATGTGTTGTCGACGGTGCTCCGGGAATCGCGCGAGGCAGGGCTGGTTGTTGCCGGTCAGTACGATGCAAACGGCGAGGAAGGCCCGGTCGCGGGACAGATCCTCGAGGTCTTGCTGTTGGAAAGCGGCCGGCCGGTTCTTGTGGTCCCGTGTGACGGGGGATTCCCTGCAACAGGTTCGCGTGTGATGGTCGCCTGGAATGGAAGCCGGGAAGCGACGCGGGCATTGCACGACGCGTTGCCGATGATCGGCGGAGCGACGGCACGCGTGCTATGCGCCCAGACTGCGGCCCAGGAGGCAAGGCCGGACGCGACGCCGGTGGCCCACGCGGTGCGTGTCCTCGAACGTCACGGAGTGACGGTGGAGGTCGAACACGGCTCCAGCGGTTCCGACCTGACCATCGGTGAACTGCTGCTGTCGCGAGCCGCCGACTTCGATGCCGACCTGATCGTCATGGGCGCATACGGCCACGGGCGGATGCGCGAGCTTGTCTTGGGCGGCGTTACCCGAACCTTGTTGTCGTTGATGACCGTACCGGTGCTCTTTTCGCATTGA
- a CDS encoding universal stress protein, producing MDFATILVHLDASRRMHQRLNIAIQLAKKFQATLVGMLAIGQPDPRSVRYLVDGDRYLASYGEWHRQVAEVARHAFQGGTDELLTPTEWYAPEWATADNVVAQAHTADLLVLGQHDPADKDAYVQHHFVESVVLQCGRPVLVIPYAGVFPEIGKRILVAWNGSREAARAIQDALPFLRRAETVEVVAWNAPNLSADLWLSPPRFAIEWLARHGVQAGLHDFTAVSGDDTGQMLLSLAADCGADLIVMGAYGHGRMRELVLGGVTRTMLQSMTVPVLLSH from the coding sequence ATGGACTTTGCCACCATCCTGGTTCACCTGGATGCCAGCAGACGCATGCACCAGCGCCTGAACATCGCCATTCAGCTTGCGAAGAAGTTCCAGGCGACGCTGGTCGGTATGCTTGCGATCGGGCAACCGGATCCCCGCTCCGTCCGCTATCTGGTGGATGGCGATCGGTACCTGGCGTCATACGGCGAATGGCATCGACAGGTCGCCGAAGTCGCCCGCCATGCATTCCAGGGGGGCACGGACGAACTGCTGACGCCGACCGAGTGGTACGCGCCCGAGTGGGCCACGGCCGACAACGTCGTGGCGCAAGCGCATACCGCGGACCTGCTGGTACTGGGGCAGCATGACCCTGCAGACAAGGATGCCTATGTCCAGCATCACTTCGTCGAGTCCGTCGTACTGCAATGCGGCCGGCCCGTGCTGGTCATTCCCTATGCCGGAGTCTTTCCGGAGATCGGCAAGAGGATCCTCGTGGCGTGGAATGGCAGCCGTGAAGCGGCGCGAGCCATCCAAGACGCTCTTCCGTTCCTCCGGCGCGCCGAGACTGTCGAGGTGGTTGCCTGGAACGCACCGAACCTGTCGGCGGACCTGTGGCTTTCGCCGCCGCGATTCGCCATCGAATGGCTGGCGCGACACGGCGTGCAGGCAGGGCTTCACGATTTCACGGCCGTCAGCGGCGACGACACCGGACAGATGCTGCTGTCGCTGGCGGCCGACTGTGGGGCCGACCTGATCGTGATGGGTGCCTATGGTCATGGCCGGATGCGAGAGCTTGTGCTCGGCGGCGTAACGCGCACCATGCTGCAATCGATGACCGTGCCTGTCCTGCTGTCGCACTGA
- a CDS encoding BON domain-containing protein translates to MKADLQLKNGVDEELNLDPAINAAAVGVDIHEGVVTLSGHLLSYAEKLAAERAAEKVSGLRAVVVNPDVRPASVVSDEAIATAARDALQWERIEAASRRHAEREAKRTNVSMRDGTVTLSGHVGTRAERLAAIGAAWSAPGVGAVVDNLQLS, encoded by the coding sequence ATGAAAGCTGATCTTCAACTCAAGAATGGAGTCGATGAAGAGCTGAACTTGGATCCGGCCATCAATGCGGCGGCTGTCGGTGTCGATATCCATGAAGGCGTTGTAACGCTCAGCGGGCATCTCCTCAGCTACGCAGAGAAGCTCGCTGCGGAGCGAGCCGCCGAGAAGGTGTCGGGCCTGCGCGCGGTGGTCGTGAATCCGGATGTGAGGCCTGCAAGCGTCGTTAGCGACGAAGCGATTGCTACTGCTGCACGCGATGCTCTGCAGTGGGAGCGGATCGAAGCCGCGTCGCGTCGGCATGCCGAGCGTGAGGCGAAGCGTACTAATGTATCGATGCGGGACGGCACGGTGACGCTCAGCGGCCATGTGGGCACGCGCGCCGAGCGACTGGCGGCTATCGGCGCTGCATGGTCGGCGCCCGGCGTGGGCGCCGTGGTGGACAACCTGCAACTGTCCTGA
- a CDS encoding universal stress protein, whose amino-acid sequence MTTKTFSAWTGSPRRSVEAAGRCGHPHAVALLDKPVSKGRLAETILAQADQCNADLIVLGAHGRRGYLRVVVGSVAQAVVHQSRKPVLLVRSPAEY is encoded by the coding sequence TTGACCACCAAGACCTTCTCCGCATGGACAGGAAGTCCTCGCCGGAGCGTCGAAGCTGCTGGGCGCTGCGGGCATCCCCATGCCGTGGCGTTGCTGGACAAGCCCGTGTCGAAGGGCCGCCTTGCCGAGACCATCCTTGCACAGGCCGACCAGTGCAATGCCGACCTGATTGTCCTGGGTGCGCATGGGCGGCGCGGATACCTTCGCGTCGTCGTAGGCAGCGTGGCTCAAGCTGTCGTCCACCAGAGCCGCAAACCTGTCCTGCTTGTGCGCAGCCCGGCGGAATATTGA
- a CDS encoding IS256 family transposase, which yields MTDTTVNKKSKNPKAPKLFPDELIDQLLAQVQSKDAESILGESGLAGQLKKQLAERMLAAELSHHLDNEAEQGKTGNHRNGTSPKTVLTPNGELNLDIPRDRQATFEPQLVGKYQRRLPGFDDHVISMYARGMSVREIQGHLLELYGLQVSPDLISTVTDEVLADVEQWQQRPLEAMYPIVYFDALRLKIRDEGTVKNKAVYLALGIRADGRKEVLGLWIEQTEGAKFWLKVFNELKNRGLHDVLIAVVDGLRGFPEAIEAVYPAAQIQTCIVHLIRNSLNLASWKDRKPLAAALKPIYQAATAEAAAAALDTFAGSEWGRKFPTVAAMWQRQWEQVIPFFVYPPEVRRIIYTTNAIESMHMQLRKIVKNRGHFPSDEAASKLLYLALRNIEKDWKMPPITWRQAVNQFAILFGERFTSAMS from the coding sequence ATGACCGACACGACAGTGAACAAGAAGAGCAAGAACCCGAAGGCACCGAAGCTGTTTCCCGATGAGCTGATCGATCAACTGCTGGCCCAGGTGCAGAGCAAGGATGCCGAGTCGATCCTGGGCGAATCGGGCTTGGCCGGCCAGCTCAAGAAGCAGTTGGCCGAGCGTATGCTCGCCGCCGAGTTGAGTCACCATCTGGATAACGAGGCCGAGCAAGGCAAGACCGGCAACCACCGCAACGGCACCAGCCCCAAGACGGTCCTGACGCCCAACGGTGAGCTGAATCTGGATATTCCGCGCGATCGGCAGGCGACGTTCGAGCCCCAATTGGTCGGCAAGTATCAACGCCGGCTGCCTGGCTTCGACGACCACGTCATCAGCATGTATGCGCGCGGCATGAGCGTGCGCGAGATTCAGGGCCATCTGCTGGAGCTGTACGGGCTGCAGGTATCGCCCGATCTGATTTCCACGGTCACCGACGAGGTGCTGGCTGACGTCGAGCAATGGCAGCAACGCCCGCTCGAGGCCATGTATCCGATCGTGTACTTTGACGCGCTACGACTGAAGATTCGCGACGAAGGCACGGTCAAGAACAAGGCGGTCTATCTGGCGCTGGGCATCCGCGCCGACGGCCGCAAGGAAGTGCTAGGTCTGTGGATCGAGCAAACCGAAGGCGCCAAGTTCTGGCTGAAGGTCTTCAACGAACTGAAGAACCGCGGCTTGCACGACGTCCTGATCGCGGTGGTCGACGGCTTGCGCGGCTTCCCCGAGGCGATCGAGGCGGTCTATCCGGCCGCGCAAATCCAGACCTGCATCGTGCATCTGATCCGCAATTCGCTGAATCTGGCGAGCTGGAAGGACCGTAAGCCGTTGGCTGCCGCGCTCAAGCCGATCTATCAGGCCGCCACGGCCGAGGCGGCGGCCGCAGCGCTCGACACCTTTGCGGGAAGTGAGTGGGGACGCAAATTCCCTACCGTCGCGGCCATGTGGCAGCGCCAATGGGAACAGGTGATTCCCTTCTTCGTCTATCCGCCTGAGGTGCGTCGAATCATCTATACGACAAACGCCATCGAGAGCATGCACATGCAGTTGCGCAAGATCGTCAAGAATCGCGGCCACTTCCCCAGCGACGAGGCCGCCAGCAAACTGCTGTATCTGGCCTTGCGCAACATCGAAAAGGATTGGAAGATGCCACCTATCACCTGGCGGCAAGCAGTCAATCAGTTCGCCATTCTGTTTGGCGAGCGATTCACCTCCGCCATGAGCTGA
- a CDS encoding SagB/ThcOx family dehydrogenase has translation MTHPIVSAEVTVEFVNLPEPRTEGGMPLLTALHNRRSTRSFAQRPLDDVLLSTLLWAAFGINRSDSGLRTAPSARNWQEIDLYVALPEGLYVLEPVGWRLRLVTGEDLRAATGLQDYVSTAPLNLVYVSRLSKLDETDKPLRQFYTALDAGFISQNVYLFCAAWGLATVARGLVDRRALAKAMRLDPDQRVVLAQSVGFPA, from the coding sequence ATGACCCATCCTATTGTTTCAGCCGAAGTCACAGTGGAGTTCGTGAACCTTCCCGAGCCCCGGACCGAAGGTGGCATGCCGCTGCTCACAGCGCTTCACAACAGGCGCTCCACCAGAAGCTTTGCGCAGCGCCCGCTGGACGACGTGCTGCTATCCACGCTGTTGTGGGCTGCCTTTGGCATCAACCGTTCCGATAGCGGCCTGCGCACGGCGCCTTCGGCCCGCAACTGGCAGGAGATCGATCTCTATGTCGCCTTGCCGGAGGGGCTCTACGTGCTCGAGCCTGTGGGCTGGCGGCTTCGCCTGGTGACCGGCGAAGACCTGCGGGCAGCCACGGGCTTGCAGGACTATGTGTCGACCGCGCCGCTGAATCTGGTCTATGTCAGCAGGCTGTCGAAGCTCGATGAGACCGACAAGCCGCTGCGCCAGTTCTATACCGCCCTGGATGCCGGGTTCATCAGCCAGAACGTCTACCTGTTCTGCGCCGCGTGGGGCTTGGCAACAGTCGCGCGAGGTTTGGTGGACCGTCGCGCGCTCGCCAAGGCAATGCGGCTCGATCCTGACCAGCGAGTCGTCCTGGCCCAAAGCGTCGGCTTTCCCGCGTAG
- a CDS encoding phosphoribosyltransferase family protein — MPFINREDAAGQLARALSKFAGKHPLVLAVPRGAVPMGAIIATALGGDLDIVLVRKLGAPGNPELAIGAVDESGWTYLTPQAAMAGAYSEYVDRERTAQLEELRRRRARYTPGREAASAAGRWVIVVDDGLATGASMMAALHAIRQQKPLHLVCAVPVAPPQTLERLRPFVDEIVCLEAPTQFHSVGQFYRDFPQVEDEQVVAALNAR, encoded by the coding sequence ATGCCGTTCATCAACAGAGAGGATGCCGCCGGGCAACTGGCGCGCGCACTGAGCAAGTTCGCAGGCAAGCATCCGCTAGTACTGGCGGTACCCCGTGGCGCTGTGCCGATGGGTGCCATCATCGCCACCGCCCTAGGTGGCGACTTGGACATCGTGCTCGTACGCAAACTTGGAGCGCCGGGCAATCCCGAGCTCGCCATCGGGGCCGTGGACGAGAGCGGCTGGACCTATCTGACACCCCAAGCGGCCATGGCCGGTGCCTACAGTGAGTACGTCGATCGGGAGCGCACGGCGCAACTGGAGGAACTGCGCCGACGCCGCGCCCGCTACACGCCCGGTCGCGAAGCAGCCAGTGCGGCAGGACGGTGGGTGATTGTCGTGGACGACGGCCTGGCGACCGGCGCCTCGATGATGGCGGCGTTGCATGCCATCCGGCAGCAGAAGCCACTGCATCTGGTATGCGCGGTTCCGGTGGCCCCGCCGCAGACGCTGGAGCGCCTGCGTCCGTTTGTCGATGAAATAGTGTGTCTGGAGGCGCCAACGCAATTCCATTCGGTCGGGCAGTTCTACCGCGATTTTCCCCAGGTCGAGGACGAGCAGGTCGTGGCCGCCCTGAACGCGCGCTGA